The following proteins come from a genomic window of Diprion similis isolate iyDipSimi1 chromosome 8, iyDipSimi1.1, whole genome shotgun sequence:
- the LOC124408632 gene encoding probable ATP-dependent RNA helicase DDX23 isoform X1 has product MVHEKKPVRRSRSRERDRERERERDRRETRERRRSRSRSKDRKKDRKRSKSRDRSRERDRSRDRDPDRTRERERSREREKSKERKDGKDRGKDEKKRELSLIFFVEDDARKESRSDVKKSEDETEEKPKLPAKAEPLSLEELLAKKKAAEEARAKPKFLSKEERAALALKKRQEEVDAIRKRQEEERKNSFKNDGPSSGKDRDREWDDRDKRREAARSRDDEVKDKDKEKEVEAIKERYLGLIKKKRRVRRLNDRKFVFDWDISEDTSVDYNNIYKERHQVQFFGRGNLAGIDIKAQKRDQSKFYGELLEKRRTDAEKEQEKMRLKKVKKKEEKQKWDDRHWSEKSIEEMTERDWRIFREDYNITIKGGRIPDPIRSWKESGFPKEILDIIDKVGYKDLTPIQRQAIPIGLQNRDIIGVAETGSGKTLAFLIPLLLWITSLPKIERLEEADQGPYSIILAPTRELAQQIEEETNKFGQPLGIRVVVVVGGLSREEQGFRLRMGCEIVIATPGRLIDVLENRYLVLNQCTYIVLDEADRMIDMGFEPDVQKILEYMPVTNLKPDNEDAENEEKLLANYNTKKKYRQTVMFTATMPAAVERLARTYLRRPAVVYIGSVGKPTERTEQIVHIMGEADKRRKLMEILSRGVEPPVIIFVNQKKGADVLARGLEKLGYNACTLHGGKGQEQREYALASLKGGSKDILVATDVAGRGIDIKDVSMVINYDMAKTIEDYTHRIGRTGRAGKAGLAISFCTKDDSHLFYDLKQTILGSPISTCPPELLNHPDAQHKPGTVVTKKRREEKIFA; this is encoded by the exons ATGGTTCACGAGAAAAAACCTGTCAGGCGGAGTAGATCTAGAGAAAGGGATAGAGAACGTGAGAGAGAACGGGACCGACGAGAAACTAGAGAACGACGGAGATCGAGAAGTCGATCCAAGGATCGGAAGAAGGACAGGAAGCGTTCAAAGTCTCGAGATCGTTCACGCGAGCGAGACAGATCTCGGGACAGAGATCCAGACAGAACGAGAGAACGAGAGCGGTccagggagagagagaagtcgAAGGAACGTAAAGATGGTAAGGATCGAGGTAAAGATGAGAAGAAACGTGAACTcagtttgatattttttgtggAAGATGATGCTAGAAAGGAAAGCAGAAGTGATGTTAAAAAAAGCGAGGATGAAACAGAGGAGAAACCAAAGTTGCCTGCCAAGGCTGAGCCTCTCAGCTTAGAGGAGTTGCTGGCAAAAAAGAAGGCTGCAGAAGAAGCAAGGGCTAAGCCAAAGTTTTTGAGTAAAGAAGAGCGTGCTGCACTAGCTCTAAAAAAAAGGCAGGAGGAAGTTGATGCCATTAGGAAACGAcaggaagaagaaaggaaaaattctttcaaaaacgATGGTCCTAGCTCTGGCAAAGATAGGGACCGTGAATGGGATGATCGAGACAA GCGTAGAGAGGCAGCACGATCCAGAGATGATGAGGTCAAAGACAAAGACAAAGAAAAGGAGGTAGAGGCAATCAAAGAACGCTACTTGGGATTGATTAAAAAGAAACGTAGAGTGAGAAGGTTAAACGATCGAAAGTTTGTGTTTGATTGGGACATTTCCGAAGATACTTCGGTGGATTATAATAACATATACAAGGAACGTCACCAGGTGCAATTTTTTGGTCGAGGAAATCTTGCTGGTATTGATATAAAGGCGCAGAAACGAGATCAAAGCAAATTCTATGGTGAATTGTTGGAGAAAAGACGTACTGATGCtgaaaaagaacaagaaaa AATGCGGCTGAAGAaagtgaagaagaaggaagagaagCAAAAATGGGATGATCGTCACTGGtctgaaaaatcaattgaGGAAATGACAGAGAGAGATTGGCGAATATTTCGTGAGGATTATAATATAACGATAAAAGGTGGCCGCATTCCTGATCCCATACGATCTTGGAAAGAGTCTGGTTTTCCGAAAGAAATTTTGGACATCATTGACAAAGTTGGCTACAAAGACCTCACGCCAATTCAAAGACAGGCTATTCCTATCGGGCTACAAAATAGAGACATTATTGGTGTTGCGGAAACTGGGTCTGGTAAAACCTTGGCTTTCCTAATACCCCTGCTCCTTTGGATCACAAGCCTTCCGAAAATTGAGAGACTCGAAGAAGCCGACCAAGGACCTTACAGCATAATTCTAGCCCCAACTCG TGAATTGGCGCAGCAGATTGAAGAGGAAACCAACAAATTTGGACAACCTCTTGGTATCAgggttgtcgttgttgttggtgGTCTATCAAGAGAAGAGCAAGGGTTCAGACTTCGAATGGGTTGtgag ATAGTCATCGCTACCCCTGGTAGATTGATAGATGTTTTGGAGAATCGATATTTAGTTTTGAATCAGTGCACATACATCGTTCTCGACGAAGCTGACAGAATGATAGACATGGGATTTGAACCAG ACGTTCAAAAGATCCTAGAATACATGCCGGTGACAAATTTGAAACCAGATAACGAAGATGCTgagaacgaagaaaaattgttggcCAATTACAATACCAAGAAAAAATACCGACAG acTGTCATGTTCACGGCTACAATGCCCGCAGCTGTTGAACGACTTGCCAGAACGTATCTTAGGAGACCTGCCGTCGTCTATATCGGCAGTGTTGGAAAACCAACGGAAAGAACAGAGCAAATAGTTCATATAATGGGAGAGGCCGACAAGAGAAGAAAGCTGATGGAAATACTGAGCCGTGGTGTCGAGCCGCCTGTCATTATATTTGTAAACCAAAAGAAGGGTGCGGACGTTCTGGCGAGAGGACTTGAGAAACTCGGG TACAACGCCTGTACTTTGCATGGTGGCAAAGGTCAGGAACAAAGAGAATACGCCCTTGCATCTCTCAAAGGTGGCAGCAAGGATATTTTAGTTGCCACAGATGTCGCTGGTCGTGGTATCGACATCAAAGATGTATCAATGGTTATAAATTACGACATGGCTAAAACGATCGAag ATTACACTCATCGTATCGGTAGAACCGGACGTGCAGGAAAAGCCGGTCTTGCCATATCTTTCTGCACAAAGGATGACAGTCACTTGTTCTACGATTTGAAACAAACAATCCTGGGCAGTCCTATCTCTACATGCCCACCGGAACTACTCAACCATCCGGACGCTCAGCATAAGCCTGGTACTGTGGTGACCAAGAAGAGACGGgaggagaaaatatttgctTAA
- the LOC124408632 gene encoding probable ATP-dependent RNA helicase DDX23 isoform X2, with protein sequence MVHEKKPVRRSRSRERDRERERERDRRETRERRRSRSRSKDRKKDRKRSKSRDRSRERDRSRDRDPDRTRERERSREREKSKERKDDDARKESRSDVKKSEDETEEKPKLPAKAEPLSLEELLAKKKAAEEARAKPKFLSKEERAALALKKRQEEVDAIRKRQEEERKNSFKNDGPSSGKDRDREWDDRDKRREAARSRDDEVKDKDKEKEVEAIKERYLGLIKKKRRVRRLNDRKFVFDWDISEDTSVDYNNIYKERHQVQFFGRGNLAGIDIKAQKRDQSKFYGELLEKRRTDAEKEQEKMRLKKVKKKEEKQKWDDRHWSEKSIEEMTERDWRIFREDYNITIKGGRIPDPIRSWKESGFPKEILDIIDKVGYKDLTPIQRQAIPIGLQNRDIIGVAETGSGKTLAFLIPLLLWITSLPKIERLEEADQGPYSIILAPTRELAQQIEEETNKFGQPLGIRVVVVVGGLSREEQGFRLRMGCEIVIATPGRLIDVLENRYLVLNQCTYIVLDEADRMIDMGFEPDVQKILEYMPVTNLKPDNEDAENEEKLLANYNTKKKYRQTVMFTATMPAAVERLARTYLRRPAVVYIGSVGKPTERTEQIVHIMGEADKRRKLMEILSRGVEPPVIIFVNQKKGADVLARGLEKLGYNACTLHGGKGQEQREYALASLKGGSKDILVATDVAGRGIDIKDVSMVINYDMAKTIEDYTHRIGRTGRAGKAGLAISFCTKDDSHLFYDLKQTILGSPISTCPPELLNHPDAQHKPGTVVTKKRREEKIFA encoded by the exons ATGGTTCACGAGAAAAAACCTGTCAGGCGGAGTAGATCTAGAGAAAGGGATAGAGAACGTGAGAGAGAACGGGACCGACGAGAAACTAGAGAACGACGGAGATCGAGAAGTCGATCCAAGGATCGGAAGAAGGACAGGAAGCGTTCAAAGTCTCGAGATCGTTCACGCGAGCGAGACAGATCTCGGGACAGAGATCCAGACAGAACGAGAGAACGAGAGCGGTccagggagagagagaagtcgAAGGAACGTAAAGATG ATGATGCTAGAAAGGAAAGCAGAAGTGATGTTAAAAAAAGCGAGGATGAAACAGAGGAGAAACCAAAGTTGCCTGCCAAGGCTGAGCCTCTCAGCTTAGAGGAGTTGCTGGCAAAAAAGAAGGCTGCAGAAGAAGCAAGGGCTAAGCCAAAGTTTTTGAGTAAAGAAGAGCGTGCTGCACTAGCTCTAAAAAAAAGGCAGGAGGAAGTTGATGCCATTAGGAAACGAcaggaagaagaaaggaaaaattctttcaaaaacgATGGTCCTAGCTCTGGCAAAGATAGGGACCGTGAATGGGATGATCGAGACAA GCGTAGAGAGGCAGCACGATCCAGAGATGATGAGGTCAAAGACAAAGACAAAGAAAAGGAGGTAGAGGCAATCAAAGAACGCTACTTGGGATTGATTAAAAAGAAACGTAGAGTGAGAAGGTTAAACGATCGAAAGTTTGTGTTTGATTGGGACATTTCCGAAGATACTTCGGTGGATTATAATAACATATACAAGGAACGTCACCAGGTGCAATTTTTTGGTCGAGGAAATCTTGCTGGTATTGATATAAAGGCGCAGAAACGAGATCAAAGCAAATTCTATGGTGAATTGTTGGAGAAAAGACGTACTGATGCtgaaaaagaacaagaaaa AATGCGGCTGAAGAaagtgaagaagaaggaagagaagCAAAAATGGGATGATCGTCACTGGtctgaaaaatcaattgaGGAAATGACAGAGAGAGATTGGCGAATATTTCGTGAGGATTATAATATAACGATAAAAGGTGGCCGCATTCCTGATCCCATACGATCTTGGAAAGAGTCTGGTTTTCCGAAAGAAATTTTGGACATCATTGACAAAGTTGGCTACAAAGACCTCACGCCAATTCAAAGACAGGCTATTCCTATCGGGCTACAAAATAGAGACATTATTGGTGTTGCGGAAACTGGGTCTGGTAAAACCTTGGCTTTCCTAATACCCCTGCTCCTTTGGATCACAAGCCTTCCGAAAATTGAGAGACTCGAAGAAGCCGACCAAGGACCTTACAGCATAATTCTAGCCCCAACTCG TGAATTGGCGCAGCAGATTGAAGAGGAAACCAACAAATTTGGACAACCTCTTGGTATCAgggttgtcgttgttgttggtgGTCTATCAAGAGAAGAGCAAGGGTTCAGACTTCGAATGGGTTGtgag ATAGTCATCGCTACCCCTGGTAGATTGATAGATGTTTTGGAGAATCGATATTTAGTTTTGAATCAGTGCACATACATCGTTCTCGACGAAGCTGACAGAATGATAGACATGGGATTTGAACCAG ACGTTCAAAAGATCCTAGAATACATGCCGGTGACAAATTTGAAACCAGATAACGAAGATGCTgagaacgaagaaaaattgttggcCAATTACAATACCAAGAAAAAATACCGACAG acTGTCATGTTCACGGCTACAATGCCCGCAGCTGTTGAACGACTTGCCAGAACGTATCTTAGGAGACCTGCCGTCGTCTATATCGGCAGTGTTGGAAAACCAACGGAAAGAACAGAGCAAATAGTTCATATAATGGGAGAGGCCGACAAGAGAAGAAAGCTGATGGAAATACTGAGCCGTGGTGTCGAGCCGCCTGTCATTATATTTGTAAACCAAAAGAAGGGTGCGGACGTTCTGGCGAGAGGACTTGAGAAACTCGGG TACAACGCCTGTACTTTGCATGGTGGCAAAGGTCAGGAACAAAGAGAATACGCCCTTGCATCTCTCAAAGGTGGCAGCAAGGATATTTTAGTTGCCACAGATGTCGCTGGTCGTGGTATCGACATCAAAGATGTATCAATGGTTATAAATTACGACATGGCTAAAACGATCGAag ATTACACTCATCGTATCGGTAGAACCGGACGTGCAGGAAAAGCCGGTCTTGCCATATCTTTCTGCACAAAGGATGACAGTCACTTGTTCTACGATTTGAAACAAACAATCCTGGGCAGTCCTATCTCTACATGCCCACCGGAACTACTCAACCATCCGGACGCTCAGCATAAGCCTGGTACTGTGGTGACCAAGAAGAGACGGgaggagaaaatatttgctTAA
- the LOC124408633 gene encoding delta-1-pyrroline-5-carboxylate dehydrogenase, mitochondrial, whose product MLSVCRQAVISGGQKAGIRSLSSVVPVVCPPEFPLENEPVLGYEKNSKERANLQAALKVMSSEVEDVPIVIGSEEFRTDNYKYQVMPHDHKHKIAKFYYATPELVQKAIDVAVKTQREWERCPIEKRLEIWLKAAELMQNKYRQNLNAATMLGQSKTVIQAEIDSSAELIDFFKINGYFAKEAIKYKPISPDPKETLNSMRYRGMDGFVAAISPFNFTAIGGNLSYTPALMGNGVLWKPSDTALLSNWWIFKICKEAGVPPGVVNFIPCDGPVFGDTITASPYLSGINFTGSVPTFNRLWTQVGNNINKYKNYPKMIGECGGKNYHFVHPSADITTVVNGTIKSAFEYNGQKCSACSRMYVPQSLWGKIKEGLLETRDKLKIGDVQDFTSFTSAVIDKNAFKRITSYIEHAKSSNTTEIIGGGTYDDSQGYFVQPTIIVSKDPKDKLMTEEIFGPVLTIYVYKDADLETTLKLIETSTPYALTGAIFSKDLKWARYALDELKYTAGNFYINDKSTGSVVGQQPFGGSRMSGTNDKAGGPHYALRWASPQAIKETFVPQTTYDYNYMRS is encoded by the exons ATGCTAAGCGTATGTCGACAAGCTGTCATCTCCGGCGGACAAAA AGCTGGAATACGGTCATTGTCGAGTGTCGTGCCGGTGGTATGTCCCCCGGAATTCCCATTGGAGAATGAACCTGTCCTTGGATatgaaaaaaacagtaaagaGCGGGCAAATCTCCAGGCTGCTCTGAAGGTTATGAGCAGCGAAGTTGAAGATGTCCCCATTGTCATCGGCTCAGAGGAATTTAGGACTGATAATTACAAGTATCAAGTCATG CCTCATGATCACAAGCACAAAATAGCTAAGTTCTATTACGCGACTCCTGAGCTGGTCCAGAAAGCGATCGATGTGGCTGTGAAAACTCAGCGGGAATGGGAAAGATGTCCAATTGAAAAACGGCTTGAAATTTGGCTAAAGGCTGCCGAACTAATGCAGAATAAGTACAGACAGAATTTAAATGCAGCTACTATGCTTGGACAGAGCAAAACCGTTATCCAAGCCGAAATTGACAGCAGCGCTGAGCTGATAGACTTCTTTAAAATAAATGGATACTTTGCCAAAGAGGCTATAAAGTACAAACCGATTTCACCAGATCCCAAGGAAACTCTGAACTCAATGAGGTATAGAGGTATGGATGGATTCGTCGCTGCAATTTCTCCCTTCAACTTCACCGCTATTGGGGGTAATCTTAGTTACACACCGGCACTTATG GGTAATGGCGTTTTGTGGAAGCCATCCGACACTGCGCTACTCTCCAATTGGTGGATATTCAAGATCTGCAAAGAAGCTGGGGTGCCTCCAGGAGTTGTAAATTTCATTCCGTGCGATGGCCCGGTATTTGGAGATACGATAACTGCGTCCCCATACCTTTCCGGTATTAATTTCACTGGCTCCGTGCCGACATTCAACAGGCTTTGGACCCAGGTCGGAAATAACATAAACAAATATAAGAATTATCCAAAAATGATCGGTGAATGCGGTGGAAAAAACTATCACTTTGTTCACCCAAGCGCTGATATTACCACCGTCGTTAATGGCACTATCAAAAGCGCATTTGAATATAACGGACAGAAGTGTTCGGCATGTAGTAGGATGTATGTTCCTCAATCTCTATGGGGAAAG ATCAAGGAAGGTCTTCTCGAAACCCgtgacaaattgaaaattgggGACGTTCAAGACTTCACTTCGTTTACCTCGGCTGTAATAGACAAAAATGCATTTAAGAGAATAACTTCTTACATCGAGCATGCGAAATCCTCAAATACCACCGAAATAATTGGAGGTGGTACTTATGATGATTC ACAAGGTTACTTTGTCCAACCAACGATCATTGTGTCTAAGGATCCTAAGGACAAGCTGATGACTGAGGAAATCTTCGGCCCTGTTCTAACAATTTACGTATACAAAGATGCGGATCTTGAGACAACCCTGAAATTGATTGAGACTTCAACACCGTATGCACTGACAGGAGCAATATTTTCCAAAGACCT AAAGTGGGCTCGATATGCTTTAGACGAACTAAAGTATACGGCAGGAAACTTCTACATAAACGACAAATCGACAGGATCTGTGGTAGGTCAGCAACCGTTCGGCGGAAGTCGGATGTCTGGTACAAAT